A genomic window from Gossypium hirsutum isolate 1008001.06 chromosome D12, Gossypium_hirsutum_v2.1, whole genome shotgun sequence includes:
- the LOC107945728 gene encoding uncharacterized protein produces the protein MANSGGGNKFVSVNLNKSYGQQPSKQHYHSHHSGSYVSNRTRTGAGSGGMVVLSRPRSSQKTGSKLSVPPPLNLPSLRKEHERFDSLGSSGVPASGGVSVTGPRPGSSGMGWAKPGSVAWQEKEGLVGGDDHVNDRVDRLNADDGMTKASSGVYMPPSVRSGSTSSTSASAIGFPPLDKATVLKREEFPSLQAALPVVSGTERKQTDGLNQKQKQLAMAGQELSDKHGDGSQSISVIDMLPQLQSGRIAVDNGLSENGGEARSTSGSRLLEQGRKQDEYFPGPLPLVSLNPRSDWADDERDTGHVSDHRMDQGYSNTEAYWDRDFNMPRAGVLPHKPAHGLFDRRGLHDNDTGRTLSSEVAKLDPYGMDAKLPSREGREGNAWRASSPLPKDGIGSQEIARDRNSVGTRPSSMNREKENKYISSPFRDNAQGDNGRRDLSYGNGGRQAWNNSADSFSSRGSERNTRERYGNEQYNRHKGDAFQNSFLSKPSFPLGGKALPVNDPILNFSREKRPLSKNEKSYLEDPLMKDFGATRFDGWDPFSANLVGVVKRKKDTVKQTDFHDPVRESFEAELERVQKMQEQERQRIIEEQERALEQARREEEERLRLAREQEEQQRRLEEEAREAAWRAEQERLEALQRAEEQRIAREEEKRRIVMEEERRKQAAKQKLIELEERIAKRQAEGVKGGNNFSTGVDEKLPGMAKERDVLKATGVGDWENGERMVERITTSASSDSSGLNRSFELTSRPNFSNASSSFSDRDKPYNSWRRDVFEYGNSSAFTGQETENGHHSPRQDVSAGSRPYSRKEFQGEPPYMSSRPHYRAGVSETSLDNFGQPKGQRWNVSGAGVDHYGRSAEFGSEYHENLSDNYGDVTWGQRSRGNIYPPYPERFYHNPEDDGLYSFGRSRYSVRQPRVLPPPSLSPMQKSSYRGENEHPGPSTFLENEIQYNQATRCGSSMENVYDDGQQDDLGHHGIIDNQRCNTDNEAQKLDGNATRCDSQSSLSVSSPPDSPVHLSHDDLDESGGSTVLSAEENKEVNLSRPEIEPLVLPTEAGKQDVRTASSSISAGDDEEWTVDNNEQLQEQEEYDEDEDGYQEEDEVHEGDDGNIDLTRELDELHLEDKETPDMMDNLVLGFNEGVEVGMPNDEFERSSRKDSSYAIKQIPIGPLEENISLDGMHSDTKILQPMDAPCHEGLDSSSRIFQETENEVQDLVIQPNTSLQAAAASNLIDHVDVTGGSGMSTEHNLPDSVNMASHSSSSQSSMPTTSVPNHAEVPVKLQFGLFSGPSLIPSPVPAIQIGSIQMPLHLHPPVCPPSLTQMHPTQPPLFQFGQLRYTSPISQGVLPLAPQSVSFVQPNVRGNFSLNLNPGVPLPVQPSQDTSGLNMMKSEVSSPLDNQSGLPRSLDLSQGNVLNEGSSTPAGESRKSVVAQHGNVEISNIGDNAARSESGFSSEDQGHKNSVHRNFKALSNKHSEGELQTVLTSSHLAAKEKDLSGLRGQTYGIRGKKYVFTVKGSNSRSAFLASEASHQDSSGYQRRPRRARTEFRIRENSEKKHSSGMVSSDHPNQVLPNSSTNGRGTGFSARNRMRKVVVNKSKQTIEFECSNSAPSSSQEIDSGNRNEKGLGKDSLMRIQNIPHSGKGNLKRNIEEDVDAPLQSGIVRVYEQPGIEAAGDEDDFIEVRSKRQVLNDRREQREKEIKAKSRVAKPPRKPRSIPQSSNRNSASASGVMNNVRSDLVSTEGRNLANSELSAAFSATIVSQPLAPIGTPATKTDAQADIRTQAVKSLHTSSLQATSGGGQSLVSGLMFESKNKIFDNVQASLGSWGNSCINQKVMTLTQTQLDDAMKPVQFDTCAPAGDSNSSVTDPSMPSSSLLLKDKSSSSAASPINSLLAGEKIQFGAVTSPTVIPPSSRAVSHGIGPPGPSRSEIQIPRNLSAAENDCTLFFEKEKHPVESCVHMEDCEAEAAASAVAVAAITSDEIVGNGMSTCIVSASDNKGFGAAAIDVINTGDGGQKLASQSKAEESLSVSLPADLSVENPPISLWPPLPSPQNSSSQIISHFPGCPPSHFPFYDMNPMMGGPIFAFGPHEESSSTQSQSQKSSTPASGPLGTWQQCHSGVDSFYGPPTGFTGHFITPPGSIPGVQGPPHMVVYNHFAPFGQFGLSFMGTYIPSGKQPDWKHNPASSAVGEGDVNNLNMATSQGNSSNIPAQMQHLPPGPGSPLLPIASPLAMFDVSPFQSTPDVSVQARWSPVPASPMQSATPSIQLQQQAEGVLHSQFSQWPPLDQSLTNNRFPESRTSTSSDCSRKFPVATDATITQLPDELGLVEPSSSSTIPAASAAQDAKSPSLIKVADAAKNDVLNNDGIKSSGHSTNSALKSVQSSSQQKNISSQHYGNSSWYNHPRGNAISQKNGSGEWTHRRMGFQVSNQSMGGDKNFPTSKMKQIYVAKQTNNGTSTSS, from the exons ATGGCAAATTCCGGTGGCGGGAATAAGTTTGTTTCAGTCAATCTGAACAAGTCTTATGGCCAACAACCATCTAAGCAGCACTACCATTCACATCATTCGGGTTCCTATGTCTCAAATCGCACACGAACTGGTGCTGGCAGTGGAGGAATGGTGGTTCTTTCGCGTCCTCGTAGCTCTCAAAAGACTGGGTCCAAGTTATCTGTTCCACCCCCCTTGAATTTACCATCCTTGCGAAAGGAACATGAGCGATTTGATTCGTTGGGATCCAGCGGTGTGCCTGCCAGTGGAGGCGTTTCCGTCACTGGGCCAAGGCCTGGTTCGTCCGGAATGGGATGGGCTAAACCCGGTTCAGTTGCTTGGCAGGAGAAAGAAGGGTTGGTTGGTGGTGATGATCACGTGAATGACAGGGTTGATCGTTTGAATGCTGATGATGGGATGACTAAGGCAAGTAGTGGTGTTTATATGCCGCCTTCTGTTAGGTCAGGGTCAACTTCCTCCACGTCTGCTTCAGCGATAGGTTTTCCGCCTTTGGATAAAGCTACAGTTTTGAAGAGAGAGGAATTTCCTTCATTGCAAGCAGCATTACCTGTTGTATCAGGGACTGAAAGGAAACAGACAGATGGTTTGAATCAGAAGCAGAAGCAGTTGGCGATGGCAGGGCAGGAGTTGTCTGATAAGCATGGGGACGGATCACAATCAATTTCAGTTATTGATATGCTTCCTCAATTGCAGTCGGGGAGAATTGCCGTTGACAATGGATTGAGTGAGAATGGTGGAGAAGCTCGTAGTACAAGTGGTTCTCGTTTATTAGAACAAGGCAGGAAGCAGGATGAGTACTTCCCGGGGCCACTTCCTTTGGTTAGTTTGAATCCAAGATCTGATTGGGCTGATGATGAGCGTGATACAGGTCATGTTTCGGACCACAGGATGGATCAGGGCTATTCGAACACTGAAGCGTACTGGGATAGAGATTTCAATATGCCAAGAGCTGGTGTACTTCCACATAAACCAGCTCATGGTCTTTTTGACAGGAGGGGACTGCATGACAATGATACTGGAAGAACACTTTCCAGTGAAGTCGCTAAATTGGACCCTTATGGCATGGATGCAAAACTACCAAGTAGAGAAGGGCGGGAAGGAAATGCATGGAGAGCATCTTCTCCTCTTCCTAAAGATGGAATTGGGTCTCAAGAGATTGCAAGAGACAGAAATAGTGTTGGCACAAGGCCTTCAAGTATGAACAGAGAAAAGGAAAATAAGTACATTTCATCACCTTTCCGGGACAATGCTCAGGGTGATAATGGAAGGAGGGATTTGAGTTATGGAAACGGAGGAAGACAAGCTTGGAACAATTCAGCAGATTCTTTTAGTAGTAGAGGGTCAGAGAGGAATACAAGGGAGCGTTATGGCAATGAACAATACAATAGACACAAAGGTGATGCTTTCCAGAACAGTTTTTTATCAAAACCATCTTTTCCTTTGGGTGGTAAAGCACTTCCTGTTAATGATCCTATACTAAATTTCAGTAGAGAAAAACGTCCTTTGTCCAAGAATGAAAAATCTTATCTAGAAGACCCATTGATGAAGGACTTTGGGGCTACGAGATTTGATGGATGGGATCCTTTTTCTGCAAACCTTGTCGGGGTTGTTAAGAGGAAGAAAGACACAGTTAAACAAACTGATTTTCATGACCCTGTCAGGGAATCATTTGAGGCTGAACTTGAGAGAGTGCAGAAAATGCAGGAACAAGAGAGGCAGCGAATTATTGAGGAACAGGAGAGAGCATTGGAGCAAGCTCGTAGAGAAGAAGAGGAGAGACTTCGGTTGGCAAGGGAACAAGAAGAGCAGCAGAGAAGGTTAGAAGAAGAGGCTAGGGAAGCTGCATGGAGAGCTGAACAAGAGAGGTTGGAAGCTTTGCAAAGGGCAGAAGAACAGAGAATAGCCAGAGAAGAGGAAAAACGCAGGATAGTTATGGAGGAGGAAAGAAGAAAACAGGCTGCTAAACAAAAACTCATTGAGTTGGAAGAAAGGATTGCCAAGAGGCAGGCTGAAGGAGTGAAGGGAGGTAATAATTTTTCTACCGGAGTGGATGAGAAATTACCAGGGATGGCCAAAGAAAGAGATGTATTGAAGGCAACAGGTGTTGGTGATTGGGAAAATGGTGAAAGGATGGTGGAAAGAATCACAACTTCAGCTTCCTCTGATTCTTCTGGTCTGAATAGATCCTTTGAGCTGACTTCCAGGCCTAACTTCTCTAATGCTTCTTCTTCATTCTCAGATAGAGATAAGCCCTATAATTCATGGAGGAGAGATGTATTTGAGTACGGAAACAGTTCAGCCTTCACCGGGCAGGAGACAGAGAATGGTCACCATAGCCCCAGGCAAGATGTATCTGCCGGAAGTAGGCCATATTCAAGGAAAGAGTTTCAGGGTGAACCTCCATACATGTCTTCCAGGCCTCACTATAGAGCAGGGGTTTCCGAAACTAGTTTAGATAATTTTGGTCAGCCAAAAGGTCAGAGGTGGAATGTTTCTGGGGCTGGTGTTGATCATTATGGTAGAAGTGCTGAGTTTGGATCTGAATATCATGAGAATCTTTCTGATAATTATGGTGATGTGACATGGGGGCAGCGATCTCGTGGTAATATTTATCCGCCTTACCCTGAAAGATTCTATCACAACCCTGAGGATGATGGGCTTTATTCCTTTGGGAGGTCAAGGTATTCTGTGAGGCAGCCTCGCGTTTTACCTCCTCCATCTTTGTCCCCAATGCAGAAATCCTCATATAGAGGTGAGAATGAGCATCCTGGTCCatcaacttttctagaaaatgaGATACAGTACAATCAGGCAACAAGATGTGGATCTAGCATGGAGAACGTTTATGATGATGGGCAGCAAGATGATCTTGGACATCATGGAATTATAGATAATCAGCGTTGTAATACTGATAATGAGGCTCAGAAATTGGATGGCAATGCCACAAGGTGTGACTCTCAGTCATCTCTGTCTGTTTCAAGCCCTCCTGATTCTCCAGTTCATCTATCTCATGATGATTTGGATGAATCTGGAGGTTCTACAGTGTTATCAGCTGAAGAGAATAAAGAGGTCAACTTGTCAAGGCCAGAAATAGAACCGCTAGTGTTACCTACTGAAGCTGGGAAACAGGATGTCCGGACTGCATCAAGTTCTATTTCTGCTGGTGATGATGAGGAATGGACTGTTGATAACAATGAACAGTTGCAGGAGCAAGAAGAATATGACGAGGATGAAGATGGATACCAGGAAGAAGATGAAGTGCATGAAGGAGATGACGGCAATATTGACCTGACTCGAGAGTTAGACGAATTGCATCTAGAGGATAAGGAGACCCCTGACATGATGGACAACTTGGTCTTAGGCTTCAATGAGGGGGTTGAGGTTGGCATGccaaatgatgaatttgaaagaaGTTCAAGGAAGGACTCTTCGTATGCAATAAAACAGATTCCTATTGGCCCTCTTGAAGAAAATATATCTTTGGACGGTATGCATAGTGATACAAAAATCCTTCAGCCCATGGATGCTCCTTGTCACGAGGGTTTAGATAGTTCTTCTAGAATCTTTCAAGAAACTGAGAACGAAGTGCAGGATCTAGTTATTCAGCCTAATACCTCTCTGCAAGCAGCAGCAGCATCTAACCTCATTGATCATGTGGATGTTACTGGTGGCAGTGGTATGTCGACAGAGCATAATCTCCCCGACTCTGTCAACATGGCTTCTCATTCATCTTCTAGTCAGAGTAGCATGCCTACCACTTCTGTTCCTAATCACGCTGAAGTACCTGTTAAGCTCCAATTTGGACTGTTTTCAGGTCCTTCTTTAATACCATCTCCAGTTCCGGCCATACAAATTGGTTCCATACAGATGCCTCTTCATCTGCATCCTCCGGTTTGCCCCCCATCCCTCACCCAAATGCACCCAACACAGCCTCCTCTCTTTCAGTTTGGTCAGTTAAGGTATACATCTCCAATTTCCCAGGGAGTGCTGCCTTTGGCTCCTCAATCTGTGTCTTTTGTCCAGCCAAATGTTCGAGGTAACTTCTCCCTTAACTTGAACCCTGGAGTTCCTCTGCCTGTTCAGCCCAGTCAAGACACTTCTGGGCTTAATATGATGAAAAGTGAAGTTTCATCTCCTTTGGATAACCAGTCAGGGCTTCCAAGGTCCTTGGATTTATCACAAGGGAATGTGTTGAATGAGGGAAGTTCCACACCAGCCGGAGAAAGCAGAAAAAGTGTTGTGGCACAGCATGGTAATGTTGAGATATCAAATATTGGTGATAATGCAGCTAGGTCTGAGTCAGGTTTCTCTTCGGAAGACCAGGGGCACAAGAATTCTGTTCATAGAAACTTCAAAGCATTGTCAAATAAACACTCAGAAGGTGAACTTCAAACTGTTCTGACATCATCTCACTTAGCTGCAAAAGAGAAAGATTTAAGTGGATTAAGGGGCCAAACTTATGGTATTAGGGGAAAAAAGTATGTCTTTACGGTTAAAGGTTCTAACTCAAGATCAGCTTTTCTGGCTTCCGAGGCCTCTCACCAAGACTCTAGTGGATATCAAAGGAGGCCTCGACGAGCTCGAACAGAGTTTAGGATTAGGGAAAATTCTGAAAAGAAGCACTCTTCTGGAATGGTTTCTTCAGACCACCCTAATCAAGTGTTGCCAAACTCAAGTACCAATGGAAGGGGTACTGGATTTTCTGCAAGAAATAGGATGAGGAAAGTTGTGGTGAATAAGTCAAAACAGACAATTGAATTTGAATGCTCAAATTCAGCTCCAAGCAGTTCCCAGGAGATAGATTCTGGAAACAGGAATGAAAAGGGATTGGGAAAAGATTCTTTGATGAGGATTCAGAATATCCCACACTCTGGGAAAGGTAATCTTAAGAGGAATATTGAGGAAGATGTGGATGCTCCTCTGCAAAGCGGCATAGTGCGTGTTTATGAGCAGCCTGGAATAGAAGCAGCCGGTGATGAAGATGATTTCATTGAGGTCAGATCAAAGAGGCAAGTGCTGAATGACAGGCGTGagcagagagaaaaagaaatcaaagctAAGTCTCGGGTTGCAAAG CCACCAAGAAAACCTCGTTCAATCCCACAAAGCTCAAATAGAAATTCTGCTTCAGCAAGTGGAGTAATGAACAATGTTCGCTCTGATCTTGTTTCCACTGAAGGACGAAATCTGGCAAATAGTGAACTATCAGCTGCATTCAGTGCAACTATAGTATCCCAGCCCTTGGCTCCAATCGGTACTCCTGCGACTAAAACTGATGCACAGGCTGATATAAGAACGCAGGCAGTGAA GTCACTCCATACAAGCTCCCTTCAAGCCACCTCAGGTGGTGGACAAAGCCTGGTATCAGGATTGATGTTTGAGAGCAAGAATAAGATTTTTGACAATGTTCAGGCATCTTTGGGTTCGTGGGGTAATTCATGCATTAATCAAAAG GTGATGACATTGACACAGACCCAACTTGATGATGCTATGAAGCCTGTTCAGTTCGATACTTGTGCTCCTGCTGGAGATAGCAATAGCTCAGTTACTGACCCCAGTATGCCATCATCATCCTTATTATTGAAGGACAAGTCCTCTTCTTCTGCTGCAAGTCCAATAAATTCTTTGCTTGCTGGGGAGAAAATACAATTTG GAGCAGTTACATCACCTACAGTTATTCCTCCTAGCAGCCGTGCTGTTTCACATGGGATTGGCCCTCCAGGTCCATCTAGATCAGAAATCCAAATCCCTCGCAATCTTTCTGCAGCCGAGAATGATTGCACCCTtttctttgaaaaagaaaaacacccAGTTGAATCTTGTGTTCATATGGAAGACTGTGAAGCTGAAGCAGCTGCTTCAGCTGTTGCTGTTGCTGCCATAACTAGTGATGAGATTGTGGGGAATGGGATGAGTACTTGCATCGTTTCTGCTTCAGATAATAAAGGCTTTGGAGCTGCAGCTATTGATGTTATTAATACAG GTGATGGTGGTCAGAAGTTAGCAAGCCAATCAAAGGCTGAAGAGTCTCTCAGTGTTTCTCTTCCTGCAGATCTTTCTGTTGAGAACCCACCAATTTCTTTATGGCCGCCTTTACCTAGTCCACAGAATTCTTCAAGCCAGATAATTTCTCATTTTCCTGGATGCCCTCCTTCGCACTTCCCCTTCTATGACATGAATCCCATGATGGGGGGTCCAATCTTTGCCTTTGGACCACATGAGGAATCATCGTCTACCCAATCGCAGTCCCAGAAGAGTAGCACACCAGCTTCAGGTCCCTTAGGGACCTGGCAACAATGCCATTCTGGAGTAGATTCATTCTATGGTCCTCCAACGGGATTCACAGGCCATTTTATCACCCCACCTGGAAGTATCCCTGGGGTTCAAGGCCCACCACATATGGTTGTGTACAACCATTTTGCTCCATTCGGACAGTTTGGACTTAGTTTCATGGGAACCTACATCCCATCTGGAAAACAACCTGATTGGAAGCACAACCCTGCTTCCTCTGCAGTCGGTGAAGGTGATGTGAACAATTTGAATATGGCTACTTCGCAGGGTAATTCTAGCAACATACCTGCTCAAATGCAGCATCTTCCCCCTGGCCCTGGGTCACCTCTTCTGCCCATAGCATCTCCACTCGCTATGTTTGATGTTTCTCCTTTCCAG TCCACCCCAGATGTGTCTGTCCAAGCTCGTTGGTCTCCTGTTCCTGCTTCACCTATGCAGTCTGCTACACCATCAATCCAATTGCAGCAACAGGCAGAAGGTGTACTACATTCTCAGTTCAGCCAGTGGCCTCCTTTGGACCAGTCATTGACTAACAATAGGTTCCCAGAGTCCCGAACATCAACATCCTCTGACTGCTCTAGGAAATTTCCTGTGGCAACAGATGCAACCATAACCCAGTTGCCTGATGAACTAGGGTTGGTGGAACCATCTAGCTCCTCCACCATTCCTGCTGCTTCAGCAGCACAAGATGCTAAGAGCCCGTCCCTCATCAAAGTTGCTGATGCTGCCAAGAATGATGTCCTAAATAATGATGGTATTAAAAGTAGTGGGCATAGCACAAATTCTGCGTTGAAGTCTGTTCAGTCTTCTTCCCAGCAAAAGAATATATCTTCTCAGCATTACGGGAACTCTTCCTGGTATAATCATCCGAGAGGGAATGCAATCTCGCAAAAGAATGGGTCAGGTGAATGGACCCATCGTAGAATGGGTTTCCAAGTAAGCAACCAATCGATGGGTGGAGACAAGAACTTTCCCACTTCAAAGATGAAGCAAATTTATGTGGCTAAACAGACCAATAATGGCACGTCAACATCGTCATGA